Genomic DNA from Telopea speciosissima isolate NSW1024214 ecotype Mountain lineage chromosome 2, Tspe_v1, whole genome shotgun sequence:
GGTGACTTTGCCTTCCATCACCCTTGGTATCATTATCATCTATGGCAAATCCTTATTAGCCACAATAAGCTGCTATTAATCTTTAGGAGAAAAGTTCCATGTGGGGGAGTGTACTGCCCATTCTCAGACaccctggggggggggggggggggaatggggAAATGATCaacccacccccatgaaaagtgGAAATCCCGCCCTCCTATGATGCCATCGCACGTGCTCTAATTGGCCTCCGTGCTCGCACAGGGGCCACACTCTCCCACAGAGAACGGCGACCCTAATCTTAAATACTttttttggatagtaattgacAGTATTTTGGTCATGTCTATTGTTTATGACAGCTCTTTCAAATCTATATATTGTGCTTAAATTTGGCTGATTGCTCATCTTAAAGGTGAACTTTTCTGTACGAAAATGCCAGGGACAAGCTTGAGCTGAAAGCAGTAAATGATGGATCAGCCAGCTATGCAGCACTAGAAAGGAAGGCCGAGTTATATGATAAACTTGCAAAAGGGGAACTCTCTgacgaagaagagaaggagaagtacTGTGTGGACTTTTTCAGTAAGAGCCTTGAACAGGATAAGCAAAAGCAACCACAAGTCCATGAATCTTCCCCTGGATTTTCCGCACAAAATGAAGATAACGTTGATGATTCTGAAATGCTTAACACAAGAACATATGGGCCTGGGCGAACCGCTGGCACAGTAGATAATGCGGAACATAAGCGTTTTGTGAGGTACAGCCTATTgctattttgttttcataatgCTGTTCTGGGGTGACGGATGGATGAATGCTTCCATTTTTTATGGGTTCCTTGAACCACTGCATCCATGCCacacttaaaaccctaacttatATTTAGTTTTTATAACTACCCAGACCTTTCTGCTATTGTTTCTAAAGTGTGGCCCAATGCTTTCCTTCTGCATTCTGTTTTGATTGATTATTTGATTTCTATCAACAACAAAATAATTATCAAGCTAAATACTGATTATTTTTAGCTGctctcatttattttttttaatttcttttagtATTATCAGATATTATGCACATCATCCGGACATCTAGATTGATGTCCATGCCATGTACTTATAAAACTTTGGACCATTTAGACGTATGTTCTTTTCTCTATTGATTACCAAAGAGTTTTATTAAGAacgagttttaaaaaaatagaaaaggtaAGGCTTAAAGAAGTTTCGAAACTAAGGAACAAGAACCAAATCAAACAATAAACTTCCTGATGATTCCATACTTGATCACTCATCTACCAATTTGTATTACTGTAAGCACATATTTCATTTGAGAGGAGCAGGAATGAAGAATTGGGAAATagttatgaaagaaaaaaataataataaaattctgaCACTTTGAGGGGAAAATGCTTTTTGAGTTGAACAAATAATTTTCTGCAATGGGACATTGGTTCACTTTTGTTTAATAGCTAGTACTACTGTAGTTCAAACATTATAATTATCCGAATGTGCAAGACCATGTGAAATCTCTGCATCTTAACACCTTTCTTTGTATTTCTCTTAGGGAGGTCCATGAAGAAGCAAATCAAGCGAGGGAAAAGGCATCTGCGCTCAAGTTGCGTAGGCAAGAGCAAGCTGCAACTCGCAGGGACAAACTAAGACAGGCCTATCTTCGAAAACAGCTGGAGAAACTGAAAGCTGCACCAAAAACAGACCAACCATGTAATACAGAGCCATAATGTTCCATCATTGAAGGGAAGATAAAAATATGAAGGACTGCATATTCGAGCTCTTCTAAAGAATGATATCAGATCTCCATTGACTCGTGTTTCATGAGGATGGAACATCAGTGATGATTGTTCACCATTTCTCATCATAATGGTTCTTCGTGTACGCCATACAAAGCCAAAAATGGCTCTGCCAAAAATGGCTCTGCTTATATTTTACAAGGGAGGAGTAGGAGAGCAAGACTGGTTATATTGAGTAGACTTTGCTGTACAAAATTCAAAGTCAGCATGATTAGATCCTTATCTGAGGCCATGGTTTGGcaagaagtgagaagaaaagaaaagtaggAAACTTTTCTAGGTTTCTGTTTGTCtatgtaaaagaaagaaaaaaaatcaaaaaaaaatgtaaaagaaagataaaaaaaaaaaacattgaatcACATTGATAGCAGTGAAatttgttctctttcttctcaaaaagttttttttttttttcttttttttttttgtgttttcccTAAAATTGTaagattttatatttattttttttgggagggggatcGTTGCGAGGCTGCATGGCTCTAGCATCACTAAAACTATGCACCCCCTCACTAAAATCATGCACCACAACCCTAAGTGGTTAGATTCTCCCCCTCACTAAAGCCATGAACCCCCAACCCTTAGTGGTTAGATTCTCTTCATTGCCAAAAGAAAAAGTGTGTACCAGACGATCAGTATCTAATGTTTTTTGATAAGGTCAGTGGTCCCACAACGGTGGTGGTCCAGTTGGATTGATAGGACTATAGGAGCATaataggggttttttttttttttggtacaactATACACATGAAACTGGTGCAAATTGGAATATCAGATTCCAATCTGACGACTAATAGAGAACCCAAAAACATCTCCATATGGCGTGTGGGTCCATGTCGTCATGGGTGAGGAACGTTAACCCAAACGCGTATCCATCAACTCACCAATTTGGATTCTCACATGGCAAATATGGCAATACCCAATAATTGAAGTTTTGGTGCTTGGTAAGAACGAACTAGGAACCCTGGAAAACTTGGccaaaa
This window encodes:
- the LOC122649638 gene encoding uncharacterized protein At4g18257-like, which translates into the protein MVEEEKKKRVVESLGWLTESSVMPKKHKAIEGVGASSILELKAHLYKSQEEAKKTKEFAPDVEYHRAKKKIVTQDVFTQKNSGVESRATKDKLELKAVNDGSASYAALERKAELYDKLAKGELSDEEEKEKYCVDFFSKSLEQDKQKQPQVHESSPGFSAQNEDNVDDSEMLNTRTYGPGRTAGTVDNAEHKRFVREVHEEANQAREKASALKLRRQEQAATRRDKLRQAYLRKQLEKLKAAPKTDQPCNTEP